One Funiculus sociatus GB2-C1 genomic window carries:
- a CDS encoding WGxxGxxG family protein, translating into MKFSNVSKFVSASAIAASVAVLPLALPAVAQTGDTTTGDTTTTTAPTTGVYDTQEDNDFDWGWLGLLGLLGLGGLAGRKNSEPARYRDPEEVGSTTYRR; encoded by the coding sequence ATGAAATTTTCAAACGTTTCCAAATTTGTTAGTGCTAGTGCAATCGCAGCCAGCGTAGCCGTTCTACCCCTAGCCCTACCTGCCGTTGCCCAGACAGGCGATACAACAACTGGCGATACTACTACTACTACTGCCCCCACTACAGGCGTTTACGACACCCAGGAAGATAATGATTTTGATTGGGGTTGGTTAGGTCTACTAGGCTTACTAGGTTTGGGTGGTCTTGCAGGTCGCAAGAACAGCGAACCAGCCCGTTACCGCGACCCCGAAGAAGTTGGTTCTACAACCTATCGTCGTTAA
- a CDS encoding plasmid mobilization protein — MARSNIFQVRLSEKEREMVRALAEADGLSEADYIRTQIILLFKESGLKLK; from the coding sequence ATGGCAAGAAGCAATATTTTTCAGGTTCGTCTTAGCGAAAAAGAGCGAGAAATGGTAAGGGCTTTGGCAGAAGCTGATGGACTATCGGAAGCCGACTACATCAGAACTCAGATTATCCTCTTGTTCAAAGAATCAGGACTAAAGCTCAAGTGA
- a CDS encoding RNA-guided endonuclease InsQ/TnpB family protein, with amino-acid sequence MLVLEYKVKAKSSQYKAIDEAIRTVQFVRNKCLRHWMDSSKDAKINRFALNKYSTQLRNEFPFVKDLNSMAVQAAAERGWLAISRFYDSCKSKKPGKKGFPKFQKNNRSVEYKTSGWSLNPTKRRVTITDKKGIGTLRLLGKWDIHEYPVKSIKRVRLVRRADGYYCQFAIDVECIDIQPRTGQEIGLDVGLESFYTDSNGHQEPNPKFLRKAESDIKHAQRRIYKKVKGSSGRRKASAKYSRKHLRVNRQRNEHAKRLARNVCKSNDLVAYEDLRVANMLKNHCLAKSIADASWYQFRQWIEHFAAKFGRLAVAVAPQYTSQECSRCKVIVKKSLSTRTHVCSCGLILQRDWNAAINILLQAKSTVGQTGSNASGVGTATLFGATLAEQVLTLNEESHVL; translated from the coding sequence ATGTTGGTTCTAGAGTACAAAGTCAAGGCAAAATCCAGTCAATACAAGGCAATTGACGAAGCTATCCGAACGGTACAGTTTGTTCGCAACAAATGTCTGCGTCACTGGATGGACTCTTCCAAAGATGCCAAAATTAATCGGTTTGCTTTGAACAAGTATTCAACACAACTACGCAATGAGTTTCCTTTCGTCAAAGACCTGAATTCAATGGCAGTGCAAGCTGCTGCTGAACGTGGTTGGCTGGCAATCTCTAGGTTTTACGACAGCTGCAAATCTAAGAAGCCAGGAAAGAAAGGATTTCCCAAATTCCAGAAAAACAATCGTTCAGTAGAATATAAAACTTCGGGATGGTCACTCAATCCAACCAAAAGGCGAGTAACCATAACCGATAAGAAAGGGATTGGTACCTTGCGGCTTTTGGGAAAATGGGATATCCATGAGTATCCAGTTAAGTCCATCAAGCGGGTTCGGTTAGTGCGTCGCGCTGACGGGTACTACTGTCAGTTTGCGATTGATGTTGAGTGTATTGATATTCAGCCTCGCACAGGTCAAGAGATTGGCTTGGACGTAGGTTTGGAGTCCTTCTATACCGATTCAAACGGTCATCAAGAACCTAATCCTAAGTTCTTGAGGAAAGCTGAATCTGACATCAAACACGCTCAACGCCGCATCTACAAAAAAGTTAAGGGTTCATCAGGACGCCGTAAGGCAAGCGCTAAGTATTCCAGAAAGCACTTAAGGGTAAATAGGCAACGGAATGAACACGCGAAACGACTAGCGCGTAACGTATGCAAGTCTAACGACTTAGTAGCCTATGAAGACTTAAGAGTGGCAAATATGCTCAAAAATCACTGTCTGGCTAAATCAATTGCTGATGCTAGTTGGTATCAGTTCAGGCAGTGGATTGAACATTTTGCTGCCAAGTTTGGAAGACTGGCTGTTGCGGTTGCTCCCCAATACACTTCACAAGAATGCAGTCGGTGCAAAGTGATTGTCAAAAAATCCCTTAGCACTAGGACACACGTTTGTTCGTGTGGACTGATTCTGCAAAGGGATTGGAACGCGGCTATAAACATTTTGCTTCAAGCAAAATCTACGGTCGGGCAGACCGGAAGTAACGCTTCAGGAGTCGGAACCGCTACTCTGTTTGGGGCAACCCTGGCTGAGCAAGTTCTGACGTTGAATGAAGAATCCCATGTGCTTTAG